The following proteins are co-located in the Methylomonas sp. 11b genome:
- a CDS encoding carboxymuconolactone decarboxylase family protein codes for MNRIAIPTAEQTPAASLPLLDAVKKQLGVVPNLMKLVGNSPAALEGYLSLNGALGKGVLEPKTRERIALAIAEINGCSYCLSAHTYLGKNVAKLDDAEIAANRSGLSSDPKAAAAVKFAARVAQQRGHVSDAELSAVKAAGYSNAEIVEIVLHVALNTLTNYINEVAETEIDFPKVDLKIEA; via the coding sequence ATGAACAGAATCGCAATCCCTACCGCAGAACAAACACCTGCCGCCTCTTTACCCTTACTGGATGCGGTTAAAAAGCAACTGGGTGTCGTACCCAATTTAATGAAGCTAGTTGGCAATAGCCCCGCTGCCTTGGAAGGCTATTTGAGTCTTAATGGTGCTTTAGGCAAAGGTGTGCTGGAACCCAAAACCAGAGAACGCATCGCCCTGGCTATCGCTGAAATCAACGGCTGCAGTTACTGCCTGTCGGCTCATACTTATCTCGGCAAAAATGTTGCCAAGCTGGACGATGCTGAAATTGCCGCCAACCGTAGCGGACTTTCGTCCGATCCTAAAGCGGCGGCTGCCGTGAAATTCGCCGCCCGCGTGGCGCAACAGCGCGGACATGTTTCGGATGCCGAGCTATCCGCTGTCAAAGCCGCTGGTTACAGTAATGCCGAGATTGTGGAAATTGTGCTGCATGTGGCGCTGAATACCTTAACTAACTACATCAACGAGGTGGCCGAGACTGAAATAGATTTCCCTAAAGTGGATCTAAAAATCGAGGCATAA
- a CDS encoding sensor histidine kinase → MSFQSRIVLFFSALFVGIQALTLACAYRVSLDNVTRQLDQNLLFAEQTFERLMMERGKRIASETRILVADFGFRTTVSDGDSKTIASALENLTLRIRGQRAFYIDLQGNTVADTAELLQGKPFIFPDALAQAENQGSAVVFGLLDEKLYEWAIVPVLAPIPIGWVAVAIAVDHGRVDQFKHLSSLLLDVSLIETSHNRPRILTSSLPLEIQTLLGNLSIGTFNQEKKDSVMFELGNRVFISRIQRLPAASRTVPIWAILQIDFKQALAPYWVMFYAAVVLSVIGLIATLLGSIVIAKKISQPLRRLAGDTERIIDGQFDSTLPVSGDDELSRLAKTFNRAACLASQIGELKHKDQRRREMVATVSHDLRTPLTSLRGFLETLKLKKDGMQASEQQHFLEIALRQSEKVSRLAQELFELAKLECDETSLNFESINLAELAQDVCQKFQLPARQRGIELIAGLRPDLPAVSADIGLIERLLTNLIDNALRHTPSGGQVRVDAWPAEQRIMMSVTDTGIGISAEYLPGLFDWESPLSRQARVEGGGFGLVIVAKIVSLHGGKIQVQSRLGHGSSFSFDLPVASP, encoded by the coding sequence GCTGTTTTTTTCAGCCTTATTTGTCGGCATACAAGCCTTGACGCTAGCGTGCGCGTATCGGGTTTCTCTCGACAATGTCACCCGACAACTCGATCAAAACCTACTGTTTGCAGAGCAAACCTTCGAACGATTAATGATGGAACGCGGCAAACGTATCGCTAGCGAGACGCGGATATTGGTCGCCGATTTCGGGTTCCGCACCACGGTTAGCGATGGCGATTCGAAAACCATTGCCTCGGCATTGGAAAATCTGACTTTACGGATTCGGGGGCAACGCGCCTTTTACATAGATCTGCAAGGTAACACTGTTGCAGACACCGCAGAGCTTTTGCAGGGCAAGCCGTTTATTTTCCCGGATGCCTTGGCTCAGGCCGAAAACCAAGGCAGTGCGGTGGTCTTCGGCCTGCTAGACGAAAAACTCTACGAATGGGCTATCGTGCCGGTACTGGCGCCGATCCCAATCGGCTGGGTAGCGGTGGCAATAGCGGTGGATCATGGCCGGGTCGATCAGTTTAAGCATTTATCCAGCCTCCTCCTCGATGTCTCGTTGATCGAAACGTCGCATAATCGGCCCCGGATTTTAACCAGCTCTCTACCTCTGGAGATACAGACTTTACTCGGCAATTTATCTATCGGGACGTTCAACCAGGAAAAAAAAGACTCCGTAATGTTCGAACTCGGCAATCGGGTGTTTATTAGTCGCATACAACGCTTACCCGCCGCGTCGCGCACCGTACCGATTTGGGCAATATTACAGATCGATTTCAAACAGGCATTAGCGCCGTATTGGGTCATGTTTTACGCTGCAGTGGTACTTTCGGTTATCGGTCTGATCGCGACCTTGCTCGGCAGTATCGTAATTGCCAAAAAAATCTCACAACCATTACGTCGCCTGGCCGGAGATACTGAACGTATCATCGATGGTCAGTTCGATTCAACATTGCCGGTATCCGGTGACGATGAATTGAGCCGATTGGCGAAAACCTTTAACCGAGCAGCTTGTCTTGCTAGTCAAATTGGCGAACTTAAACATAAGGACCAAAGACGCCGGGAAATGGTAGCGACGGTCTCGCACGATCTGCGTACCCCACTGACTTCACTACGTGGATTTCTGGAAACCCTTAAGCTAAAAAAAGATGGCATGCAGGCATCGGAGCAACAACATTTCCTGGAAATCGCCTTGCGCCAGAGTGAAAAGGTCAGCCGATTGGCGCAGGAATTGTTTGAACTAGCCAAATTGGAATGCGACGAGACCAGTCTTAACTTTGAATCCATAAACCTGGCGGAATTGGCCCAGGATGTCTGCCAAAAATTTCAGTTACCGGCGCGGCAAAGGGGCATCGAGTTGATAGCGGGATTAAGGCCCGATTTGCCGGCCGTCTCGGCGGATATCGGCTTGATCGAACGGCTGTTGACTAACCTTATCGACAACGCGCTACGCCATACCCCTTCAGGTGGCCAAGTCCGTGTGGACGCATGGCCTGCCGAGCAGCGCATCATGATGAGTGTGACCGATACCGGTATCGGTATTTCGGCGGAATATTTGCCGGGTTTGTTCGACTGGGAGTCGCCATTGTCAAGACAGGCAAGAGTCGAGGGAGGAGGCTTCGGTTTGGTGATTGTCGCCAAAATCGTGAGTTTGCATGGCGGCAAGATTCAAGTCCAAAGCAGGTTGGGACATGGCAGCTCATTTAGTTTCGACCTGCCGGTTGCATCGCCATGA
- a CDS encoding pyridoxamine 5'-phosphate oxidase family protein, which translates to MATAFADITFTPSVKAAQSLYGSREANSRFELADDPGIGLTEPEIEFIGERDSFYQATVSESGWPYVQHRGGPKGFLKVLDAHTLGFADFRGNRQYLSIGNLNFNDRISMILMDYPNRRRLKLWGRVRIVHESEDRDLVSKLGAPSYRARVERGIVIDVKAIEWNCPQHITPRYSKAELSPLIEPLLDEIATLKAQLAASNDSSKP; encoded by the coding sequence ATGGCTACTGCATTTGCGGACATCACTTTTACGCCCAGTGTCAAAGCGGCCCAGTCCTTGTATGGCAGCAGGGAAGCCAACAGCCGGTTTGAACTGGCCGACGATCCCGGTATCGGTTTGACCGAACCGGAAATTGAATTTATCGGCGAACGCGACAGTTTTTACCAAGCCACGGTATCGGAGTCCGGCTGGCCTTATGTGCAGCATCGCGGCGGCCCTAAAGGTTTTTTGAAAGTGCTGGATGCCCATACGCTAGGCTTTGCGGATTTTCGCGGTAACCGTCAATACCTGAGCATTGGTAATCTTAATTTCAATGATCGAATATCGATGATTTTGATGGACTACCCCAACAGAAGGCGTCTGAAATTGTGGGGCCGGGTGCGTATCGTCCATGAAAGCGAAGATCGCGACTTGGTCTCGAAACTAGGAGCACCGTCTTATCGCGCTCGCGTCGAGCGAGGCATCGTGATTGATGTCAAAGCGATTGAATGGAATTGCCCTCAGCATATTACGCCGCGCTATTCAAAAGCCGAGCTTAGTCCTTTAATCGAGCCCTTGCTTGATGAAATTGCAACGCTAAAAGCGCAGCTTGCTGCATCGAATGATTCGTCAAAACCTTAA
- a CDS encoding spondin domain-containing protein: protein MMRLSKSKVALPVLLLAGMLAPVAGAQASNVTLSFANISGANGPALSPFFVALHDGSFDAFDIGASASSAIEAIAELGSGTGLSSSFAAAFPAGISTTVTASVNGFGPGIFLPGGSGSVTLDLDPVKNRYLSFFAMVVPSNDRFVGNDSPTEIELFDAMGHFTGGTFVDNGNKIWDAGTELDGTTGAAFLVGSNAADSPAQNGFIQANSDFSVYSGLATAAGYNFTDLPDANTPLLKISAVAAVPVPAAFWLFASALPLLGLQRGRRPSVLA from the coding sequence ATGATGCGTTTGTCTAAGAGTAAAGTAGCTTTACCAGTATTGTTGCTCGCCGGTATGTTGGCGCCCGTTGCCGGCGCACAGGCCTCGAATGTCACACTTAGTTTTGCCAATATCTCGGGTGCTAACGGACCCGCGCTGAGTCCGTTTTTTGTCGCTCTCCACGACGGGTCTTTCGATGCTTTCGACATAGGCGCGTCGGCCTCGTCCGCCATCGAAGCGATAGCCGAGCTTGGGAGCGGCACTGGCTTGTCTTCTAGTTTTGCGGCGGCATTTCCCGCCGGCATCAGTACAACTGTTACCGCATCCGTCAATGGGTTTGGTCCTGGAATTTTTTTACCGGGAGGAAGCGGCAGTGTCACCCTGGATTTGGACCCGGTGAAAAATCGCTATCTGAGTTTCTTCGCCATGGTCGTGCCGTCTAACGACCGTTTCGTCGGTAACGACTCACCAACCGAAATCGAGCTGTTCGACGCAATGGGGCATTTTACCGGTGGTACCTTTGTCGATAATGGCAATAAAATCTGGGATGCCGGCACCGAACTCGACGGCACCACCGGCGCGGCTTTCCTGGTCGGTTCAAATGCCGCCGATAGCCCCGCGCAAAACGGCTTTATTCAGGCCAATAGCGACTTTTCGGTATACAGCGGACTGGCAACCGCAGCCGGCTATAACTTTACTGATTTACCTGACGCGAATACGCCTTTGTTAAAAATCAGCGCAGTGGCGGCGGTACCGGTACCGGCGGCATTCTGGCTATTCGCCAGCGCCTTGCCGCTTTTGGGTTTACAAAGGGGGCGCCGCCCATCAGTGCTTGCCTAA
- a CDS encoding nuclear transport factor 2 family protein translates to MNTSNEARPPFPPFTHETASQKVRMAEDGWNGRNPERVALAYTVDSQWRNRAEFPVGREQILAFLSQKWAKEHEYRLIKELWAFAGNRIAVRFAYEWHNDDGEWFRSYGNENWEFDQNGLMQRRYASINDLPIKEADRKFHWPLGRRPDDHPGLSALGL, encoded by the coding sequence ATGAATACTAGCAATGAAGCACGTCCGCCATTTCCGCCGTTCACCCATGAAACAGCAAGCCAAAAAGTCCGCATGGCTGAAGATGGCTGGAATGGCCGCAATCCGGAGCGCGTCGCTTTGGCGTATACAGTCGACAGTCAATGGCGAAATCGTGCCGAGTTTCCAGTCGGCAGGGAACAAATCCTGGCATTCCTTAGCCAAAAATGGGCTAAAGAGCATGAGTATCGTTTAATCAAAGAACTCTGGGCTTTTGCAGGTAATCGAATCGCTGTCCGCTTTGCCTACGAATGGCACAATGACGATGGCGAATGGTTTCGTTCTTACGGCAATGAGAACTGGGAATTTGACCAAAATGGCTTGATGCAGCGTCGGTACGCCAGCATTAATGATTTGCCGATCAAAGAAGCTGACCGTAAATTTCATTGGCCACTGGGACGCCGTCCTGACGATCATCCCGGACTCAGTGCTCTGGGGCTTTAA
- a CDS encoding methylamine utilization protein, whose product MASRLSPVFLSCSVAAVALQANADSISGTVENAGKPLASVVITAEPTVNGKPSSANVNPVTMKMDQKGKEFVPHVLAIKVGTPVYFPNSDDIQHHVYSFSQAKRFEIKLYKGTPSAPVIFNQPGVVALGCNIHDWMLGFVFVTESPYFAISDDAGRWTLDLPSGDYQLSLWHPDAAVELPPQTLRVPLEQSLHHVIDLKMSRRTGKPPGTLQAEGYADGF is encoded by the coding sequence ATGGCAAGTCGCCTATCGCCTGTTTTTCTAAGCTGCAGTGTTGCCGCCGTGGCATTGCAAGCTAACGCCGACAGTATATCCGGCACCGTTGAAAATGCCGGTAAGCCACTTGCCAGTGTCGTCATAACCGCAGAGCCGACAGTCAATGGCAAGCCAAGCTCGGCTAACGTCAATCCGGTCACGATGAAAATGGATCAGAAAGGCAAGGAATTTGTTCCGCATGTGTTGGCGATCAAAGTGGGCACGCCGGTTTATTTTCCGAATAGTGATGACATTCAGCACCATGTGTACTCATTTTCTCAGGCCAAACGCTTCGAAATTAAGCTTTATAAAGGCACGCCGTCAGCGCCGGTTATCTTCAACCAGCCGGGCGTGGTGGCATTGGGCTGCAATATCCATGACTGGATGTTAGGCTTTGTATTCGTTACCGAGAGTCCGTACTTCGCTATAAGCGACGATGCCGGACGCTGGACATTGGATCTTCCCAGCGGCGATTATCAATTGTCACTCTGGCATCCGGATGCTGCCGTAGAATTGCCGCCGCAAACCTTACGCGTGCCGCTGGAACAATCGTTGCACCATGTTATCGATTTGAAAATGAGTCGCCGGACCGGCAAGCCGCCGGGAACCTTACAAGCGGAAGGATATGCGGACGGTTTTTAA
- a CDS encoding glutathione S-transferase family protein: MITLYEFALSGNCHKVRLMLSLLGLQYQSIAVNGGEQQQKSESFIAMNPFGQVPVLTDGEVVIRDSQAILVYLARQYGDEPWLPNDPALLAQCIAWLSTSANELAAGPNRLRLHFKFGRTINLDESRQVAANLLQVLQNRLTNHAYLVADHITVADIAIYPYIALAPEGMIDLDAYPAITDWLSRVQALPGYIGMPGMWQSQK, from the coding sequence ATGATTACCCTTTACGAATTTGCCCTATCCGGCAATTGCCACAAAGTCCGCCTGATGTTGTCGCTACTGGGTCTTCAGTACCAGAGCATTGCTGTCAACGGCGGTGAACAGCAACAAAAATCCGAGTCATTCATCGCCATGAATCCCTTTGGCCAAGTGCCGGTATTAACGGACGGAGAGGTGGTGATTCGGGACAGTCAGGCGATTTTGGTATATCTGGCCCGGCAATATGGCGACGAGCCATGGTTGCCGAATGACCCTGCCTTACTGGCACAATGCATTGCCTGGCTTTCTACCTCAGCGAATGAACTCGCCGCTGGACCGAATCGCTTGCGCTTGCATTTTAAATTTGGCCGCACCATTAACCTGGACGAGTCCCGGCAAGTCGCTGCAAACCTGTTACAGGTGCTACAGAATCGGCTAACCAACCATGCCTATCTGGTTGCCGATCATATAACCGTTGCCGATATTGCCATCTATCCGTATATCGCGCTGGCACCGGAAGGCATGATTGACCTTGATGCCTATCCGGCCATTACAGATTGGCTTAGTCGCGTACAGGCGTTGCCCGGTTATATCGGCATGCCCGGTATGTGGCAATCTCAAAAGTGA